Proteins co-encoded in one Verrucomicrobiia bacterium genomic window:
- a CDS encoding toll/interleukin-1 receptor domain-containing protein: protein MAFFTENELRGYARDQRFRTFAHVKEAREQATVSIFLSHSHKDKDLVLGLIAYFEKLGIKIYVDWNDKEMPRVTNRETADKIKQKIAENNAFMVLATPNAIESKWVPWEVGIADQVKGELKVVVIPVADSSGRYVGAEYLQLYQRVEEAQSGGYGVFRPEGKGHLMDFYLKMVGFMGSS, encoded by the coding sequence ATGGCATTTTTCACAGAAAACGAACTAAGAGGCTATGCAAGAGATCAACGTTTTCGAACGTTTGCCCATGTCAAAGAAGCTCGAGAACAGGCAACAGTCTCAATCTTTCTTTCGCACAGCCATAAGGATAAAGATTTAGTTTTGGGACTCATCGCCTATTTCGAAAAACTCGGAATCAAAATTTACGTAGACTGGAACGACAAGGAAATGCCTCGGGTAACCAACCGAGAGACAGCTGATAAAATCAAACAGAAGATTGCTGAAAACAACGCCTTTATGGTTTTAGCAACGCCGAATGCTATCGAATCAAAATGGGTTCCTTGGGAAGTAGGCATTGCAGATCAAGTTAAAGGCGAGCTGAAAGTAGTGGTAATCCCGGTCGCTGACTCCTCGGGACGATATGTTGGAGCCGAGTACCTCCAACTGTATCAGCGCGTTGAGGAAGCACAGTCGGGAGGATATGGAGTTTTCCGACCTGAAGGAAAAGGACACTTAATGGACTTTTACCTCAAGATGGTCGGCTTCATGGGGTCATCTTGA
- a CDS encoding GreA/GreB family elongation factor, with the protein MSKAFTREDDSIAEEPIRRPASSLPNGAKNYITPKGEQNMRAELARLIEVERPTAASLPDEEESARELQLLDARINHLQSSLETAVVIQPPAPPHEQVLFGATVTVRDQFGESRYRIVGVDETDLDNDEVSWMSPIAKALLNAKLGQRVKFSFPAGEDILEIIDISY; encoded by the coding sequence ATGAGTAAAGCATTCACTCGTGAAGATGACAGCATCGCCGAAGAACCGATCCGGCGACCTGCATCCTCCTTGCCCAATGGCGCCAAGAATTACATCACGCCCAAGGGTGAACAAAACATGCGCGCCGAACTAGCGCGTCTCATCGAAGTTGAGCGCCCGACTGCGGCTTCTCTGCCGGATGAAGAAGAGTCCGCTCGCGAACTCCAACTCCTCGACGCCCGCATCAACCACCTGCAATCGAGCTTGGAAACCGCTGTCGTGATCCAACCTCCCGCTCCCCCTCACGAACAAGTCCTCTTCGGAGCTACCGTCACTGTCCGTGATCAGTTCGGCGAATCCCGCTATCGCATTGTCGGAGTGGATGAAACCGATCTCGATAACGACGAAGTCAGTTGGATGTCCCCTATCGCCAAAGCCCTCTTAAACGCCAAGCTCGGCCAGCGTGTGAAATTCAGCTTCCCTGCCGGTGAAGACATCTTGGAGATCATCGACATCTCCTACTGA
- a CDS encoding PHP domain-containing protein, whose amino-acid sequence MFADLHLHTSFSDGTYSPEELTMEGKRFNLSVLSLTDHDTMEGCERMAAACSKQGIEFVPGSELTAEQDDYELHLLGYYLDTSNVKLTTALAAFQAARQERIREMVERIKKLGIPIEPEDVFRIASCQSPGRPHVGRVLVEKGVCKTMDEAFERFLKKGRAGWVPKFRISAPDAIKLIHQSGGVAVMAHPGLNRSDDMIPELVEAGMDGIECFHTKHSTAVSQHYLMMAEQKDLLITGGSDCHGMNKGKPLIGSIRLPYSNVVKLRERAALNKARYGQPPANPSVN is encoded by the coding sequence ATGTTTGCCGATCTGCATCTCCACACCAGTTTTTCTGACGGAACGTATTCGCCAGAGGAGCTGACCATGGAGGGCAAGCGCTTCAATCTCTCGGTCCTCTCGCTCACGGATCATGACACGATGGAAGGGTGCGAACGCATGGCCGCAGCCTGCTCGAAGCAAGGCATCGAATTCGTGCCGGGCAGCGAACTGACCGCGGAGCAGGATGATTACGAACTGCACTTGCTCGGCTACTACCTGGATACGAGCAACGTGAAGCTCACCACGGCGCTTGCGGCCTTCCAGGCAGCGCGGCAGGAACGCATCCGCGAGATGGTGGAGCGCATCAAGAAATTGGGCATACCCATCGAGCCAGAGGATGTGTTCCGCATAGCGAGTTGCCAATCGCCGGGGCGTCCGCATGTGGGCCGGGTGCTGGTGGAAAAAGGCGTTTGCAAGACGATGGATGAGGCGTTCGAGCGGTTCTTGAAAAAAGGACGTGCGGGTTGGGTGCCGAAATTCCGCATCTCCGCGCCGGACGCAATCAAGCTCATCCACCAATCCGGCGGCGTGGCGGTGATGGCGCATCCGGGATTGAACCGCAGCGATGACATGATCCCCGAGCTTGTCGAAGCAGGCATGGACGGCATCGAGTGTTTTCACACGAAGCATTCCACCGCGGTGAGCCAGCATTACCTGATGATGGCCGAGCAGAAGGATCTGCTGATCACGGGTGGCTCGGATTGTCACGGCATGAACAAAGGCAAACCGCTCATCGGCTCCATCCGCCTGCCCTACAGCAACGTGGTGAAATTGCGCGAGCGCGCGGCCTTGAACAAGGCGCGTTACGGCCAGCCACCGGCGAATCCGTCGGTGAATTAG
- the ribD gene encoding bifunctional diaminohydroxyphosphoribosylaminopyrimidine deaminase/5-amino-6-(5-phosphoribosylamino)uracil reductase RibD → MSNKKTKSTDGRHMHEALRLARKATGATSPNPLVGAVIVKNGKVIGRGYHHRAGQPHAEIEALRDAEKHGESTKDATIYVTLEPCCTHGRTPPCSDALIKAGIKHVVVAATDPNPAHAGRAFKLLRAAGIQVTEGILASEATELNRIFNHWIIHRTPLITLKAAMTLDGKTATADGESKWITSEAARNHAMKLRAEHDAILVGVNTIIADDPSLTIRLAKGKAPDKLHGFRRIILDPQARTPHTAKVVTDGQKHLTTIVVTKAAPAKRIEALAKQVRVITAPITKQGVNLRWLLKKLGKEEITSLLIEGGGETVAKFAEQRLAHRIAFFYAPKILGGKTARKGVAGAGATNWTEVLKLKNIQWRKLSPDLLLTADVAD, encoded by the coding sequence ATGTCCAACAAGAAAACTAAATCGACTGATGGCCGGCACATGCACGAGGCTCTCCGCCTCGCCCGCAAAGCCACCGGGGCCACCTCCCCCAACCCGCTCGTCGGCGCCGTCATCGTGAAGAACGGCAAAGTGATCGGACGCGGCTACCACCATCGTGCCGGTCAACCTCACGCCGAAATCGAAGCCCTGCGCGATGCCGAAAAACACGGCGAATCTACTAAAGACGCCACCATCTACGTCACCCTCGAACCCTGCTGCACCCACGGTCGCACCCCGCCCTGCTCTGATGCGCTGATCAAAGCGGGCATCAAGCATGTCGTTGTCGCCGCCACTGATCCGAACCCTGCACATGCCGGACGCGCCTTCAAACTCCTGCGCGCCGCCGGCATTCAAGTGACTGAAGGCATTCTTGCAAGCGAAGCCACCGAGCTGAATCGCATTTTCAATCATTGGATCATCCATCGCACCCCGCTCATCACGCTGAAAGCCGCGATGACACTCGATGGCAAAACCGCCACCGCAGATGGCGAATCCAAATGGATTACCAGCGAAGCCGCTCGCAATCACGCCATGAAATTGCGTGCGGAACATGATGCCATCCTCGTCGGCGTGAACACGATCATCGCCGATGACCCCAGCCTGACCATCCGTCTCGCCAAAGGCAAAGCACCCGACAAGCTCCACGGCTTCCGTCGCATCATCCTGGATCCTCAAGCCCGCACGCCGCACACCGCGAAAGTCGTCACGGATGGTCAAAAGCACCTGACCACTATCGTCGTCACGAAAGCCGCGCCTGCTAAACGTATTGAAGCCCTCGCGAAACAAGTCCGCGTCATTACCGCCCCCATCACTAAACAAGGTGTAAACCTCCGCTGGCTCTTGAAGAAACTCGGCAAAGAAGAAATCACCTCACTACTCATCGAAGGCGGCGGCGAAACTGTCGCGAAGTTTGCCGAGCAACGTCTCGCCCATCGCATCGCCTTCTTCTACGCACCAAAAATCTTGGGTGGAAAAACTGCACGCAAAGGTGTCGCTGGAGCCGGTGCGACCAACTGGACCGAAGTGTTGAAGCTAAAAAATATTCAGTGGCGAAAATTGTCCCCAGACTTGTTGCTTACCGCCGATGTGGCAGACTGA
- the nusB gene encoding transcription antitermination factor NusB — MSEKQDKRNQNLGVRRRARQRAVQFLFQHDMNPPENMQAALDFLFSSQHPEAVTEDKSGQARWGEEPETPVAAGDEAALRLFAEPLIKGVLENREKLDEEIKKHAKNWDIHRMAVVDRNILRLAIYEMRHRDDIPPVVSINEAVEIAKLFSTDDSGRFVNGILDKVRQELMRPARTVK, encoded by the coding sequence ATGAGCGAGAAGCAAGATAAGCGGAATCAGAACCTGGGCGTGCGCCGCCGGGCGAGACAGCGCGCGGTGCAGTTCCTGTTCCAGCACGACATGAACCCGCCGGAGAATATGCAGGCGGCACTGGACTTCTTGTTCAGCAGCCAGCATCCGGAAGCGGTGACGGAGGATAAATCCGGTCAGGCGCGTTGGGGCGAGGAACCGGAAACTCCTGTGGCAGCGGGTGATGAAGCGGCGTTGCGCCTCTTCGCGGAACCGTTGATCAAAGGTGTGCTGGAGAATCGCGAGAAGCTGGATGAGGAGATCAAGAAGCACGCGAAGAATTGGGACATTCATCGCATGGCGGTGGTGGACCGGAATATCTTGCGCCTGGCCATTTACGAGATGCGTCACCGAGACGATATTCCTCCGGTAGTCAGCATCAATGAAGCGGTGGAGATCGCGAAGTTGTTCTCCACGGATGATAGCGGCCGTTTCGTGAACGGCATCTTGGACAAGGTGCGTCAGGAGTTGATGCGCCCTGCCCGCACAGTGAAGTAA
- a CDS encoding SIR2 family protein: MSELKKSVFLRDFSKAVINNEAALFIGAGMSAGAGFVDWRGLLRDIASDLELQVDDEHDLIALAQYEYNRNQNRGRLNNKIIEEFRDRATASENHRWIARLPIDTVWTTNYDKLLENSYESVSKVVDVKHSVADLLHRTPYSDVTILKMHGDVDHADEAVLIKDDYERYETKRGLFTNRLQGDLTWKHFLFLGYSFNDPNIDYVFSRLRCLLEANAKNQPPRYCILRKPQPPKKGGKGYAKLKTQYERDKNHLPHRITDLARFNIDVVLIDDYAEIGEILKELALRVSSKNILISGSVVDYGTISRDKFDQFCRKLGSQIIARGNNLVSGFGVGVADSCIVGAHEQTRREKTGRAGQRLWLHPFPQEFKNQSERKQFYSEIRKELVQESGVTIFIAGNKIDRTTKKIVISDGVLEEFSQAKDNSHILIPVPATGGASLKIWNTMRPNLKDYFGKADVRKEFETLANPKETEDKWIEAIFSIIQKARKE, encoded by the coding sequence ATGTCAGAATTAAAAAAAAGCGTATTTCTCAGAGATTTTTCTAAAGCTGTAATCAACAATGAAGCTGCTTTGTTCATTGGCGCTGGAATGTCAGCGGGTGCTGGATTTGTTGATTGGCGTGGGCTACTTAGGGATATCGCCTCAGATTTGGAACTTCAAGTCGATGATGAGCATGACTTGATTGCTCTCGCACAGTACGAATACAACAGAAATCAGAATCGCGGGCGGCTTAACAATAAAATCATAGAAGAGTTTCGCGATCGGGCCACAGCCTCGGAAAATCATCGTTGGATAGCCAGACTCCCCATCGATACCGTTTGGACGACCAATTATGACAAATTGCTAGAAAACTCGTACGAAAGCGTCTCCAAGGTAGTCGATGTTAAGCACTCTGTTGCAGACCTTCTTCACCGCACACCGTATTCTGATGTTACGATACTCAAAATGCACGGCGACGTGGACCATGCTGACGAGGCAGTATTAATTAAAGATGATTACGAAAGATACGAGACCAAACGAGGGCTGTTCACCAATCGCCTGCAAGGGGATTTGACTTGGAAGCATTTTCTATTTTTAGGATACAGCTTCAATGACCCTAATATTGACTATGTTTTCAGCCGTCTCCGTTGTCTCTTGGAAGCAAATGCAAAAAACCAACCGCCTAGATATTGCATATTAAGAAAACCGCAACCACCCAAAAAAGGGGGTAAAGGTTACGCGAAACTCAAGACTCAGTATGAGAGGGACAAAAACCACTTACCCCATAGAATTACCGATTTGGCTCGTTTTAATATCGATGTTGTCCTGATTGATGACTATGCGGAAATCGGAGAAATTCTAAAGGAACTGGCACTACGAGTTTCCTCTAAAAACATTCTGATATCGGGAAGCGTTGTTGATTACGGAACTATCAGCCGAGATAAATTTGACCAATTCTGCCGGAAGCTTGGATCTCAAATCATAGCAAGGGGTAACAATCTTGTTTCGGGCTTTGGGGTCGGAGTTGCTGATTCTTGCATAGTTGGCGCTCACGAGCAAACGCGAAGGGAGAAAACGGGCCGAGCGGGACAACGTCTATGGCTTCACCCATTTCCTCAAGAATTCAAGAATCAATCCGAGCGCAAACAGTTCTATTCAGAAATACGCAAAGAGTTAGTTCAAGAATCCGGGGTTACAATCTTCATAGCCGGAAACAAGATAGACAGGACTACAAAAAAAATCGTCATTTCAGACGGAGTGCTCGAAGAATTTTCACAAGCAAAGGACAACTCTCACATTCTCATTCCAGTTCCAGCAACAGGCGGAGCATCTTTAAAAATCTGGAACACCATGCGGCCCAATTTAAAAGATTATTTTGGTAAAGCAGATGTTCGAAAAGAGTTCGAAACTTTGGCCAATCCAAAGGAAACAGAAGATAAATGGATAGAGGCAATTTTTTCCATTATCCAAAAAGCGCGGAAGGAGTAG
- a CDS encoding DUF4340 domain-containing protein gives MNRKQFIVLVVLVAVIGGLAFVLSNRNATTWKSPEKAMSGTIFKDFPLNDVTEIVIKDKEGSLTLIKKEERWTVKERGHYPANFTEIGDLLRKVWDLKPVQQPTVGESQLGRLELLEPGKGDKSGTLVEFKGAGGKTLGAVLLGKKHMKEGNAQFGGGSFADGRYLMIPGKLESLALVSESFDDIAPKASEWLAKEFFKIEKIKTVSVSTNGTAAWSIYRETEAGEWKLEGIKEAEKMDVASTGAFNHLLSSAAFSDVLTENMELKNPIKATIETFEGFKYELTLAPTESPEGYHMKLLVNANLAKERMVGKDEKAEDKAKLDKEFTDRSSKLAEKLKQEKQFEGYTYYVNKFTVDTLLKQRSDLIAKTPEKPPE, from the coding sequence ATGAACCGGAAACAATTCATAGTATTGGTGGTGCTGGTCGCGGTGATCGGCGGGTTGGCGTTTGTATTGAGCAATCGCAATGCGACGACGTGGAAATCGCCGGAGAAGGCAATGAGCGGAACCATCTTCAAAGATTTTCCGCTGAACGATGTGACGGAGATCGTGATCAAGGACAAGGAGGGTTCACTTACCTTAATCAAGAAAGAGGAGCGCTGGACGGTGAAAGAGCGCGGTCATTATCCAGCGAACTTCACGGAAATCGGTGATTTGCTCAGGAAAGTATGGGATCTGAAACCAGTGCAGCAACCGACGGTGGGTGAATCGCAACTGGGACGGCTGGAATTGCTGGAGCCAGGCAAGGGTGACAAGTCCGGCACGTTGGTGGAGTTCAAGGGCGCTGGTGGCAAGACGCTCGGAGCGGTGTTGCTGGGCAAGAAGCATATGAAGGAAGGCAACGCGCAGTTCGGTGGCGGAAGTTTTGCGGACGGGCGTTATCTGATGATCCCGGGAAAGCTGGAGTCGCTCGCGCTGGTGTCGGAGAGCTTCGATGATATCGCGCCAAAGGCATCCGAGTGGCTGGCGAAGGAGTTCTTCAAGATCGAGAAGATCAAGACGGTGAGTGTTTCCACGAATGGAACAGCAGCGTGGAGCATCTATCGCGAAACAGAGGCGGGTGAGTGGAAGCTCGAGGGGATCAAAGAAGCGGAGAAAATGGATGTGGCGTCAACGGGAGCGTTTAATCACTTGCTGTCATCAGCGGCGTTCAGCGATGTGTTGACGGAAAATATGGAGTTGAAGAATCCGATCAAAGCGACGATCGAGACGTTTGAAGGTTTCAAGTATGAGCTGACGCTGGCGCCGACTGAGTCGCCGGAGGGTTATCATATGAAGTTGCTGGTGAATGCGAACTTGGCGAAAGAAAGAATGGTGGGCAAGGATGAGAAGGCGGAGGATAAGGCGAAGCTGGACAAGGAATTTACGGATCGTTCGAGCAAGCTTGCTGAGAAACTGAAGCAGGAGAAGCAGTTCGAGGGATACACGTATTATGTGAACAAGTTCACGGTGGATACCTTGCTTAAGCAGCGGAGTGATCTTATCGCGAAGACACCGGAAAAGCCGCCTGAGTAA
- a CDS encoding riboflavin synthase: MFTGIVEETGVVKAIKPGAKSIALTVETRVCGSDLQLGDSLAVNGCCLTAVKLSGPKTRRLVQMDLLQETWTRTNLQHTKVGGVVNLERALAANGRLGGHFVSGHIDGLGTIKRWEKSGSDFVIEIEAPQDILRYMVFKGSIAVDGISLTVAEVKKKSFVIWIIPHTHEVTALRERKVGDQVNLEADLLAKYVEKFTVTK, from the coding sequence ATGTTTACCGGCATCGTAGAAGAGACAGGCGTGGTGAAGGCGATCAAGCCCGGTGCGAAATCCATCGCGCTCACCGTTGAGACCCGCGTCTGCGGCAGTGATCTGCAGCTCGGCGACAGCCTTGCTGTAAACGGTTGCTGTCTCACCGCCGTAAAACTTAGCGGCCCGAAAACGCGTCGCCTCGTGCAAATGGACCTCCTGCAAGAAACTTGGACGCGCACGAATCTCCAGCACACAAAAGTCGGTGGCGTTGTAAATCTCGAACGCGCCCTTGCTGCGAATGGCCGTCTCGGCGGCCATTTCGTCAGCGGTCACATCGACGGCCTTGGCACGATCAAGCGCTGGGAAAAGAGCGGTTCAGATTTCGTCATCGAGATCGAAGCGCCACAGGATATCCTTCGCTACATGGTTTTCAAAGGCTCCATCGCCGTCGATGGCATCAGCCTAACCGTCGCTGAAGTGAAGAAAAAGAGCTTCGTCATCTGGATCATCCCGCACACGCACGAGGTCACCGCCTTGCGCGAACGCAAAGTGGGTGATCAAGTCAATCTTGAAGCAGACCTTCTCGCTAAGTACGTCGAGAAATTTACTGTCACCAAATAG
- the moeB gene encoding molybdopterin-synthase adenylyltransferase MoeB encodes MELSNDEIKRYSRHLILPEVGLAGQKKIKGTSVLCIGAGGLGSPIAMYLAAAGVGKIGLVDFDTVDFSNLQRQIIHGTEDVGRHKGESARDTIRSINPNVEVVLHSVRLSSENAMEIIKPYDIVVDGTDNFPTRYLTNDACVLLKKPNVYGSIFRFEGQASVFAPHLGGPCYRCLYPEPPPPGMVPSCAEGGVLGVLPGIIGCIQTNEILKLALGKGNPLINRLLLFNALDMKFKELKLRRDPACPICGDNATIKELIDYEVFCGIPTQPENPSANPDEVDVHEMKKALDNPSLNIKVIDVRDADEYEIAHIKGVPLLPLGELPQRFTELDPNQQYYIHCKMGGRSMKALKFLREQGFKYIKSVKGGINAWSDEIDSNVAKY; translated from the coding sequence ATGGAACTGAGTAACGACGAAATTAAGCGGTATTCCCGGCACTTGATCCTGCCGGAAGTGGGGTTGGCCGGGCAGAAGAAGATCAAGGGCACCAGCGTGTTATGCATCGGTGCGGGTGGTCTCGGCTCGCCGATCGCCATGTATCTGGCGGCAGCGGGCGTGGGCAAGATCGGCCTGGTGGATTTCGATACGGTGGATTTCTCGAATCTCCAGCGGCAGATCATCCACGGAACGGAGGACGTGGGCCGGCATAAGGGGGAATCCGCCCGGGATACGATCCGAAGCATCAATCCGAATGTGGAGGTGGTGCTGCATAGCGTGCGCCTCAGCAGCGAGAACGCGATGGAGATCATCAAGCCGTATGACATCGTGGTGGATGGCACGGATAATTTCCCGACTCGTTACCTGACGAATGACGCGTGTGTGCTGCTCAAGAAGCCGAATGTTTACGGATCGATCTTCCGGTTCGAGGGTCAGGCGAGTGTGTTCGCGCCGCATTTGGGCGGACCGTGCTATCGCTGTCTGTATCCGGAACCGCCGCCGCCGGGCATGGTGCCGAGTTGCGCCGAGGGTGGTGTGCTGGGCGTGCTGCCGGGTATCATCGGTTGCATCCAGACGAACGAGATCTTGAAGCTGGCCTTGGGCAAGGGTAATCCCTTGATCAATCGCTTGCTGCTCTTCAATGCGTTGGACATGAAGTTCAAGGAGTTGAAGTTGCGTCGTGATCCGGCGTGCCCGATCTGCGGTGATAACGCGACGATCAAGGAGTTGATCGATTACGAGGTGTTCTGCGGCATCCCGACGCAGCCGGAGAATCCGTCTGCAAATCCCGATGAGGTGGATGTGCACGAGATGAAGAAGGCGCTGGATAACCCGAGCCTCAACATCAAGGTCATCGATGTGCGGGATGCGGATGAGTACGAGATCGCGCATATCAAGGGCGTGCCCCTGCTGCCGCTGGGCGAGCTGCCACAGCGCTTCACGGAGCTGGACCCGAACCAGCAGTATTACATCCATTGCAAGATGGGCGGTCGCTCGATGAAGGCGTTGAAGTTCCTGCGCGAGCAGGGTTTCAAATATATCAAGAGCGTGAAGGGCGGCATCAACGCGTGGTCGGATGAGATCGATTCCAACGTGGCGAAATATTGA
- the ftsY gene encoding signal recognition particle-docking protein FtsY: MGFFQRLKEGLKKTSDKLVHEIKRIVTGSPKLTASTVEELEAALLSADFGVPMTNQILAAVRKAYESQGGQGLDVSKIAAQEVEKSLGEGQREIKTQANGVTVIAVVGVNGTGKTTTTAKLAKRFHDEGHAVVMAACDTFRAAAIEQLKLWGTRLNAPVIAGAYNADPAAVAHDAVAAATSRNAKYLLVDTAGRLHTKNNLMKELQKVHRVIDKQLPGAPHEVLLVLDATTGMNALNQAKEFHKAVNLTGLVITKLDGTSKGGMVVAIQKELGIPVKFIGVGEQADDLQPFEPKEFAKALFGE; encoded by the coding sequence ATGGGATTTTTTCAACGACTCAAAGAGGGCCTTAAGAAAACCAGCGACAAGCTGGTGCACGAGATCAAGCGCATCGTCACGGGTTCACCAAAGCTGACCGCCAGCACCGTCGAAGAACTGGAAGCCGCCCTGCTCTCCGCCGACTTCGGCGTGCCGATGACGAATCAAATCCTCGCTGCCGTGCGGAAGGCCTACGAATCGCAAGGTGGACAGGGACTCGACGTGAGCAAGATCGCGGCACAAGAGGTCGAGAAATCTCTCGGTGAAGGCCAGCGCGAAATCAAAACGCAAGCGAACGGCGTGACGGTCATCGCCGTCGTAGGCGTGAACGGCACGGGCAAGACGACGACCACCGCGAAACTCGCGAAACGTTTCCATGATGAAGGGCACGCCGTGGTCATGGCCGCGTGCGATACGTTCCGCGCAGCAGCTATCGAACAATTGAAGCTCTGGGGCACGAGACTGAATGCACCGGTGATCGCAGGCGCATACAACGCGGACCCAGCTGCCGTCGCGCACGATGCCGTCGCCGCTGCCACATCGCGCAACGCCAAGTATCTGCTCGTGGACACCGCTGGTCGCCTGCACACGAAGAATAATTTGATGAAGGAACTGCAAAAGGTTCACCGCGTCATCGACAAGCAACTTCCCGGCGCACCCCACGAAGTCCTGCTCGTGCTCGATGCCACCACCGGCATGAACGCGCTGAATCAAGCGAAAGAATTTCACAAGGCTGTGAACCTCACGGGCCTCGTCATCACGAAGCTCGACGGCACCAGCAAGGGCGGCATGGTCGTAGCGATCCAAAAGGAACTCGGCATCCCCGTGAAGTTCATCGGTGTCGGCGAACAGGCGGATGATCTGCAACCGTTCGAGCCGAAGGAATTTGCGAAGGCCTTGTTCGGGGAATAG